A stretch of Lysinibacillus agricola DNA encodes these proteins:
- a CDS encoding amidohydrolase translates to MSNAVTLEETIYQWFEHFHKYPEVSWKEYETTKKIASILDELNVSYRLLGDVPGLIAEIGTGDEIVAVRADIDALWQEVDGKWQANHSCGHDANITMVLGALLLLKDRPLQHRVRFIFQPAEELGNGACAAFERGAVDGVSHLFGVHLRPIEELPLGKVSPAIHHGAAYFLEGTIRGTDAHGARPHQGKNAIDVIMAVQQMLNSIHLSPFEPHSAKLTKIVADGGSTNIIPGSASFSMDIRAQRNNQLELLRSRIEFGLKSIQQQFEIDMDWKWLDFTPGAEVSSVAAHMAKNAIIETLGEEHLAEEITTPGSDDFHFYTVEKPELKATMVGIGANLTPGLHHPKMTFERSALIDAAKVLACVLEKKTE, encoded by the coding sequence ATGTCAAATGCAGTAACATTAGAAGAAACGATTTATCAATGGTTTGAACATTTTCATAAATACCCAGAGGTAAGCTGGAAGGAGTATGAAACGACTAAAAAGATTGCGTCGATTTTAGATGAGTTAAACGTATCCTATCGTTTGTTAGGGGATGTTCCAGGGTTAATTGCTGAAATTGGTACAGGTGATGAAATTGTCGCTGTACGTGCAGATATAGATGCTTTATGGCAGGAAGTGGATGGAAAATGGCAAGCTAATCACTCATGTGGGCATGACGCAAATATAACAATGGTACTTGGTGCTTTATTACTGCTGAAAGATCGACCACTGCAACATCGTGTTCGTTTTATTTTCCAACCTGCTGAAGAACTTGGGAATGGTGCTTGTGCAGCCTTTGAGCGTGGAGCTGTTGATGGGGTATCGCATTTATTTGGTGTTCATTTAAGACCAATTGAAGAGCTACCACTTGGCAAGGTATCGCCTGCTATTCATCATGGCGCAGCCTATTTTTTAGAAGGGACAATTAGAGGCACTGATGCCCATGGTGCTAGGCCTCATCAAGGGAAAAATGCCATAGATGTTATTATGGCAGTGCAACAAATGCTAAATAGTATACATTTATCACCATTTGAACCTCATTCTGCAAAGTTAACAAAGATTGTTGCAGATGGTGGCAGTACGAATATTATTCCAGGTTCTGCGAGCTTCTCAATGGATATTAGAGCGCAGCGTAATAACCAACTGGAATTACTGCGTAGTCGTATTGAGTTTGGCTTAAAATCGATCCAACAGCAGTTTGAGATTGACATGGACTGGAAATGGTTAGATTTTACACCTGGAGCTGAGGTTTCTTCAGTTGCTGCACATATGGCTAAAAACGCAATTATTGAAACACTTGGTGAAGAGCATCTAGCTGAAGAAATTACAACGCCCGGAAGTGATGATTTCCATTTTTATACAGTAGAAAAACCTGAATTAAAAGCAACGATGGTTGGTATTGGAGCTAACTTAACTCCCGGATTACATCATCCAAAAATGACTTTTGAACGAAGTGCATTAATTGATGCTGCGAAAGTACTTGCTTGTGTGTTAGAAAAAAAAACTGAATAA
- the nhaC gene encoding Na+/H+ antiporter NhaC: MKKDINAGWALLPFAIMIIAMLITVVVLEQSPHVPLIIGTVVASIVAKIHGFKWTEIEEMMYKGIRLALPAIVIIILVGLTIGAWIGGGVVATMIFYGLKLISPAWFLVTIMLLCAVVALAIGSSWSTMATIGVAGMGIGLSMGIPAAMIAGAVISGAYFGDKMSPLSDTTNLAAGLTGTNLFEHIKHMLYTTIPALVISVIAFGIMGRSFADISMKSENILTTLKVMEESFVISPWLLLVPVGVIVLVAKKVPAIPALIVGIISGFLLQIFVQGGTPAMAVHALQEGFVISTGNEMVDELFNRGGLDSMMNTVSMTIVAMTFGGVLEYSGMLKALMNVVVKFAKSTGSLIAATIAACFTTNATCSEQYISIVVPSRMFANVYQERGLHSKNLSRALEDGGTLTSVFVPWNTCGVFILATLGVGAMEYAPYAILNFTVPIISIIYGYIGFAIVKLTPEEIEAAEKHKKEQEMDEANMVMAD, from the coding sequence ATGAAAAAGGATATTAATGCTGGTTGGGCACTTTTGCCTTTTGCAATAATGATTATAGCTATGCTAATTACAGTAGTTGTGTTAGAGCAAAGCCCTCACGTACCACTTATTATTGGAACAGTTGTAGCATCCATCGTTGCCAAAATCCATGGATTTAAGTGGACAGAAATTGAGGAAATGATGTATAAGGGGATACGTCTAGCTTTACCTGCAATTGTCATTATTATTTTAGTAGGTTTGACAATTGGTGCATGGATTGGCGGTGGCGTCGTAGCCACAATGATTTTTTATGGTTTAAAATTAATTTCCCCAGCTTGGTTTTTAGTAACAATAATGCTGTTATGTGCTGTTGTGGCACTAGCGATTGGTAGCTCATGGTCGACGATGGCAACAATCGGTGTTGCTGGTATGGGTATTGGTTTAAGTATGGGCATTCCGGCAGCGATGATTGCTGGGGCAGTTATTTCGGGTGCATATTTCGGTGATAAGATGTCACCGTTATCTGATACAACCAATCTCGCAGCTGGTTTAACAGGCACAAATTTATTTGAGCATATTAAGCATATGCTTTATACAACAATTCCAGCTTTAGTTATTTCAGTCATTGCATTTGGAATAATGGGAAGAAGCTTTGCAGATATCTCGATGAAATCAGAAAATATTTTAACAACACTAAAAGTAATGGAGGAAAGCTTTGTTATTTCTCCTTGGTTATTGCTTGTACCAGTTGGTGTAATTGTATTGGTAGCGAAAAAAGTCCCTGCAATTCCAGCTTTAATTGTTGGAATTATCTCAGGATTCTTACTACAAATCTTTGTGCAAGGTGGCACACCTGCAATGGCCGTACATGCTTTACAAGAAGGATTTGTCATTTCAACTGGCAATGAAATGGTGGACGAGCTATTTAACCGTGGTGGCTTAGATTCAATGATGAATACGGTTTCAATGACAATTGTGGCCATGACATTCGGTGGGGTGTTAGAATATTCCGGCATGTTAAAGGCGCTTATGAATGTTGTTGTGAAGTTTGCTAAATCTACAGGAAGCCTAATTGCTGCAACGATTGCCGCATGTTTTACAACAAATGCTACATGTTCTGAGCAGTATATTTCAATTGTTGTACCATCACGTATGTTTGCGAATGTTTATCAAGAACGTGGTTTGCATTCGAAAAATCTATCTCGTGCGTTAGAAGATGGGGGAACACTAACTTCTGTATTCGTCCCATGGAATACTTGTGGAGTGTTTATTTTAGCGACATTAGGTGTAGGCGCAATGGAATATGCACCATATGCAATTCTTAACTTTACAGTACCTATTATTTCAATTATTTATGGATATATCGGATTTGCCATTGTTAAGCTAACACCAGAAGAAATAGAAGCAGCAGAGAAGCACAAAAAAGAGCAAGAAATGGATGAGGCTAATATGGTCATGGCTGACTAA
- a CDS encoding mandelate racemase/muconate lactonizing enzyme family protein yields MKIQQVEIFAIHLPLIDPFIISYATYDTMPSIILKVTTDTGIVGYGEAVPDEHVTGETWESTYAVLKNQLAPAIIGDNPMAFEKLHDKLNKIVKDVPAAKAAIDIACFDIAGKALQVPVYQLLGGRYHEKFPITHVLSIGTPEAMAEEAANRVEVGYRSFKMKVGTEVARDVARIKAVRERVGEDIAIRVDVNQGWGNASTTLQGLRALKDLNIDWLEQPVDSEDIDGMVEVKSKSDVSLMIDEGLRGVREMREIIAKRAADKVNIKLMKCGGIYPAMKLAVMAEMAGIECQIGSMVESSVGSAAGFHVAFSKKIMTSVELTGPLKFSKDVGNLYYDVPFICLNEKPGLGVDVDEEILNELCKFSTVVTA; encoded by the coding sequence ATGAAAATCCAACAAGTAGAAATTTTTGCAATTCATTTACCACTTATTGATCCATTTATCATCAGTTATGCTACATATGATACAATGCCTTCTATTATTTTGAAGGTGACGACAGACACAGGTATTGTAGGCTATGGTGAAGCAGTACCAGACGAGCACGTGACAGGGGAGACGTGGGAGAGCACGTATGCTGTATTAAAGAACCAGCTTGCTCCTGCGATCATTGGAGATAATCCAATGGCCTTTGAAAAACTTCACGATAAATTGAACAAAATCGTGAAGGATGTGCCAGCAGCGAAAGCAGCGATTGACATTGCTTGTTTCGATATTGCGGGGAAAGCGTTACAGGTTCCAGTGTACCAACTACTAGGTGGACGTTATCATGAGAAATTCCCGATTACACATGTACTGAGCATTGGAACACCTGAGGCGATGGCAGAAGAGGCGGCGAACCGTGTAGAGGTGGGCTATCGATCATTTAAAATGAAGGTAGGGACAGAGGTAGCGCGTGACGTTGCTCGTATCAAAGCGGTGCGTGAACGTGTTGGTGAAGACATCGCAATTCGTGTAGATGTAAACCAAGGATGGGGCAATGCGTCAACAACATTGCAGGGCTTACGTGCATTAAAGGATTTAAATATCGATTGGTTAGAGCAGCCAGTAGACAGTGAAGATATTGATGGAATGGTAGAAGTGAAGTCAAAATCGGATGTATCATTAATGATTGATGAAGGACTTCGCGGTGTACGTGAAATGCGCGAAATTATTGCAAAGCGTGCTGCAGATAAAGTAAATATTAAATTAATGAAATGCGGTGGAATTTATCCAGCTATGAAACTAGCAGTTATGGCTGAAATGGCAGGCATTGAATGTCAAATCGGTTCAATGGTAGAATCATCAGTTGGCTCAGCAGCTGGATTCCATGTAGCATTCTCTAAAAAAATAATGACAAGTGTAGAATTAACAGGTCCTCTAAAATTCTCTAAAGATGTCGGAAACTTATACTATGATGTTCCATTTATCTGTTTAAATGAAAAACCAGGTTTAGGTGTAGACGTAGATGAAGAAATCCTAAATGAATTATGTAAATTCTCAACAGTTGTAACAGCCTAA
- a CDS encoding zf-HC2 domain-containing protein: MEDSEKIHILSRELISVFDELEQETQEVVLEHIQNCSECRQLFNELAEGNYPMLELSEEVEIKPLKKLVQFNHGLKWLFISIRALILFYILYSSFHFYNWELSADAAIEYIKSATFMFYFPAAIFLSVFTIVFFAKRWIILSILFDLGIIFFLDTLISILY, from the coding sequence ATGGAAGATTCCGAAAAGATTCATATTCTTTCACGGGAGTTAATCTCTGTATTTGATGAGCTAGAACAGGAAACACAAGAAGTGGTTTTGGAACATATTCAAAACTGTAGTGAGTGTAGGCAATTATTTAATGAATTAGCTGAGGGGAATTATCCGATGTTAGAACTGAGTGAAGAAGTAGAAATAAAGCCATTGAAGAAATTAGTTCAGTTTAATCACGGCCTTAAATGGTTATTTATTTCCATTAGAGCTCTCATTTTATTTTATATCCTATATTCTTCTTTTCATTTTTACAACTGGGAACTGTCTGCTGATGCGGCCATTGAATATATCAAAAGTGCCACTTTCATGTTCTATTTCCCAGCGGCTATTTTTTTATCAGTATTCACGATTGTTTTTTTTGCCAAAAGATGGATTATACTCTCGATTCTTTTTGATTTAGGGATTATATTTTTTTTAGACACACTGATATCGATTTTATATTAA
- a CDS encoding RNA polymerase sigma factor, whose product MINRNPFEVIEEIYEEHYTYLRNFLIGLTKSYDVADDIIQKVFAKILTDPSKIQEVTYMKSWLVKVAKNTLLDHYKKRKPELFHDESVIENLLIDNQTPESKAIINSQIITTLGYLSTSDKAIFLAKFHYGYDYQEISTLLDIPIPTLKSKIFRIRKQLARKR is encoded by the coding sequence ATGATTAATCGAAATCCATTTGAGGTGATTGAAGAGATTTACGAGGAGCATTACACATATTTGCGGAATTTTTTAATTGGATTAACTAAAAGTTATGACGTAGCCGATGACATCATTCAAAAGGTATTTGCAAAAATCTTAACAGATCCATCAAAAATTCAAGAAGTTACTTATATGAAAAGTTGGTTAGTAAAGGTAGCCAAAAATACACTTCTCGATCATTACAAAAAAAGAAAACCAGAGCTGTTTCATGATGAAAGTGTAATTGAAAACTTATTAATTGATAATCAAACACCCGAATCAAAGGCAATCATAAATTCCCAAATTATAACTACATTAGGTTATTTATCGACGAGTGATAAGGCCATTTTTTTAGCTAAGTTTCATTATGGTTATGATTACCAAGAAATAAGTACACTTTTGGATATACCTATCCCTACATTAAAATCCAAGATATTTAGAATAAGAAAGCAGTTGGCTAGAAAGAGGTGA
- a CDS encoding DUF4395 domain-containing protein, with translation MSQPHAIPRPLVRLNQWTILLSVILTWVTGVFWILAIPLVANLLGVLCNFNPIIRVGKLFLKKAPSTYIPEDAQQQKFNSSIASFCLAGGFLGYLLKWQVVGYVFTGMVAVASSIAIAGFCIGCFLHFQLKQWQYRRSLKKAL, from the coding sequence ATGTCACAGCCGCATGCAATTCCAAGGCCGCTCGTTCGACTCAATCAATGGACGATTCTTTTAAGCGTTATCCTAACGTGGGTAACAGGTGTCTTTTGGATTTTAGCCATTCCTTTAGTAGCAAATTTACTAGGCGTTTTATGCAATTTTAATCCCATTATTCGAGTAGGGAAGCTGTTTCTAAAAAAGGCTCCGTCTACATATATACCAGAGGATGCGCAACAGCAAAAATTTAATTCGAGTATTGCCAGCTTTTGTTTAGCGGGTGGATTTTTAGGTTATTTGCTTAAATGGCAGGTGGTAGGCTATGTCTTTACGGGAATGGTTGCTGTAGCTTCTTCGATAGCAATTGCAGGCTTTTGTATAGGTTGTTTTCTACATTTTCAACTAAAACAATGGCAGTATCGTCGTTCGCTGAAGAAGGCATTGTGA